The sequence below is a genomic window from Amycolatopsis sulphurea.
TGGCGTGGTGGTCATCGGCTTCTTCCTTTACCTGTCAAGGAATTCGTCCCGGTCAGGGCCCGTCCGGCTCCCCGGTGGTGGTGAACTTGTCGTAGAAGACGCGTTTCTCCGCGACCCCGAGCTTCGGCAGCAGGTCCAGCGCGGCCTCCACCATCGGCGGCGGCCCGCACACATACGCGTCGGCACCGGCCAGATCGGACTCGCTGCGGCGCAGCACGTCGGTGATCAGGCCGGTCGCCCCGTCCCACTCGTCCTCTTCCCCGGGCTCGGACAGGGCGGGCACGTAGCGGAACGACGGCAATGTCTCCTCCAACGCCCGCAACTCCTGCTCGAAGCACAGGTCCCGCCTGGCCCGCGCGCCGTAGTAGAAGGTCGCCTTCCGGTCGATGCCACGCTCGGCCATCGACCGCAGCAGCGACAGGATCGGCGCCATGCCCGCTCCGCCGCCGACGAAGACCAGATCGGCGCCCGGCGCGTCCCGCAGGGTGAACGCGCCGAACGGCCCGGAGACCTCCAGCCGGTCGCCGGGGTGGACCTGGGTGTCGAGAAACCGGGAGAACAACCCGTCCGGATAGATCTTGATCACGAACTCCAGCCGGCCGCCCGCCCGTCCCGGGACGTTCGCCATCGAGAACGACCGGGTCTCCGCGGTGCCCGGGATCGCGAAGTCCAGGTACTGCCCGGGAAAGAACTTCAGCTCCGCAGGCTCGACCAGCCGCACGATCAGGTGCCGCAGATCGTGCGTGACGTGCTCGGCCGACACCACCTCCACGACCGCCCGCACGATCGGCAGCCCGGAGCGGATCATCTCCTCGTCGTAGTTGAGCAACTCGATCGTCAGGTCCTCGTAGGCGTGCGCCCGGCACAGCAGCGTGAACCCCTCCTCCTTCTCGTAGTCGGGCAGCGCGAAGGTCGAGTAACGATCCAGCTCGACATCGTCGCCTTCGAGCAGGAACGACTTGCAGGAGGCGCACTGGCCCTCCTTGCAGCCGTGCATGAGCAGCACGCCCTGCTCGGCCGCGGCACGCAAAACGGTCTGGTCCTCGTCGGCCTCGATCTCGATCCCGACCGGCTCGAACCGCACCAGGTGCTTTTCTCCCATGGCTCCTCATCGGGTCCGGCGCTGCGCTCCCGCGGCACCGGCGGCGGAAGGACCCGGTGGAACCCTTCCGCTGCCGGCTCTCCCGGTCCGCCTCAGACGTTCGCGGGCGCCGGGCGCCCGGCCGGCCCCTGGCGGTTGTAGTCGGCCGCGAACGCGGCTCGCTCGGCATCGGTCATCTCGTTGAGCAGCACGTTCGGGCTCTGCAGCGGCGGGCACCGGCGCAGGTGGTCCAGCGTCCACATCTTGCTCGGATCCAGGTTCAGATGCGGCTGCGCGACCAGCGTCTTCCCGTCGTCGCGGACGTAGCCCATGTCGGACACGACGTCCGCCCAGTTCCAGCCGTGGTAGAGGGTCTCCCACTCCCGCAGGCCGATCAGCTGGCCCATGTTCGGCGTCTGCCGGCCCTGGTAGGTCGGCCGGAACGCCTCGGCGTCGGTCCAGCGGCACGGCTCCGAGCAGTAGGTCCGCCACTGCCCGTCCACCTTCTCCATCACCATGTCCTCGCGGACCAGGCACGGCACCATGCAGGTCCAGCAGCGATGCGGGTACACGTAGTCGACGTCTTCCAGCGCGATCGGGTTGTGCCCGTTCGGCATGGACAGCCGCGCGTAGTTCTCCCACCACTTGCCGTACTTGTCATACCAGCCGGGGTACTTGTACTCGAACCACTCGAAGTCCTCGTCGGTCATCGGGTCGATCCGCCAGTAGTTGGCCAGCCAGCCGGTCGCGAAGAACTGGGCCACCTCGTGCACGTACCCCTTGTTCCAGATCTGGTTCCACGCCTCCTCGATCAGGTCGTGCGGAATGACCAGGCCGTACTTCTCCAGCGGTACCAGGTAGCTGCGGTAGTAGTCGTCGTAGATCCAGCGGCGCCACATCTCCGCGTAGCTTTCCCGTTCCTTGCGGCGGTCCTTCGTGCCGTATTCGATGAACGTGCCGATCGCGGCGTCCACCACCCGGTGGTTGTTCCACCACGCGTACCGCAGGTCGCGTTCGAGCAGCTGGTGGTTGCTCTCGTCGGACAGCGCCATCAGCAGCGTCGCGTAGCCGTTGCTGATGTGCCGGGACTCGTCGGACTGCACCGAGTGGAACACCGTCGGCAGCAGGTAGTCGCCGTTGGCGGCGGCCTCGGCGGGCATGGCCACGAACAGCGTGTTGGTGAACGCCGTCTCCGCGACGATCGTCAGGTAGATGCTGGCCGCGGTGATCGCGTCGCCGGTGATGAACCCCTCGGCGAACTGCCGGCCGATGGTCCCGCAGTAGTCGTTCTGGAAGTTGCGCAGGCTGGAGTTGAAGCCCGCCGGGTCGATGTAGTTGTTCATGTAGAGGCGCTTGAGGTTCTGCTGGATCGTGGAGTGCCGGACCTCGTCGATCATCTGGATCGCCTGGCCGTTGTGCAGCTCCGGATTCGGCACCGTGCGGAACAGCAGCGGCATCGCCCGGGCCGCCGAGATCTCCGGCAGCGGGATGATGCTCAGGAACAGCTTCTGCCACTCCAGCCAGCGCTCCTGCACCTGACGGAACATGTTGCCGCGGATGGCACCGTCCTCCGCGCCGTACACGCGGTGGTCCTTTTCCTCCTGCATCGGGAAGTAGGACCGCAGAACCTGCTTGAGCGGGTCCTTCTTCTTCGCCTTCTGGAAGGTGTAGTCGGTCCCGTACTGCGACACCGGCTCGTGATAGGCCGGTTCCCAGGACAGTTCCTGGATCTTCTGATGGGCCTTCGCCACACTCTGGCGGCTCATGGGGTATCTCCTCACCCGTCGCTCGCACCGACGGCTGGTGCTGCACCGACCTGGCGCCCGGATCGGGCAGCACGGTTCGGCTCGGGACGCACGTCCCACACTTCGATTAGAAGCCCGCCCGCACGGGCGCCGAGTCTCAATCTGGGACATCTCCGGGCTCGTCCAGCAACGTCGTGCGCAACCGTGCGAGCTCCTCCTTCGCGGCGTCGCGCGCCCGCTGGTCGCCCTGCTTTTCCGGCACGATCCCGAGCACGCACAGCAGCTGCGCGGCCGGTTCGCCGGGATTGCCGGTCTCCCCCAGTACCGGCCGCAGGCCCTGGTCG
It includes:
- a CDS encoding NADH:ubiquinone reductase (Na(+)-transporting) subunit F, encoding MGEKHLVRFEPVGIEIEADEDQTVLRAAAEQGVLLMHGCKEGQCASCKSFLLEGDDVELDRYSTFALPDYEKEEGFTLLCRAHAYEDLTIELLNYDEEMIRSGLPIVRAVVEVVSAEHVTHDLRHLIVRLVEPAELKFFPGQYLDFAIPGTAETRSFSMANVPGRAGGRLEFVIKIYPDGLFSRFLDTQVHPGDRLEVSGPFGAFTLRDAPGADLVFVGGGAGMAPILSLLRSMAERGIDRKATFYYGARARRDLCFEQELRALEETLPSFRYVPALSEPGEEDEWDGATGLITDVLRRSESDLAGADAYVCGPPPMVEAALDLLPKLGVAEKRVFYDKFTTTGEPDGP
- a CDS encoding methane monooxygenase, with amino-acid sequence MSRQSVAKAHQKIQELSWEPAYHEPVSQYGTDYTFQKAKKKDPLKQVLRSYFPMQEEKDHRVYGAEDGAIRGNMFRQVQERWLEWQKLFLSIIPLPEISAARAMPLLFRTVPNPELHNGQAIQMIDEVRHSTIQQNLKRLYMNNYIDPAGFNSSLRNFQNDYCGTIGRQFAEGFITGDAITAASIYLTIVAETAFTNTLFVAMPAEAAANGDYLLPTVFHSVQSDESRHISNGYATLLMALSDESNHQLLERDLRYAWWNNHRVVDAAIGTFIEYGTKDRRKERESYAEMWRRWIYDDYYRSYLVPLEKYGLVIPHDLIEEAWNQIWNKGYVHEVAQFFATGWLANYWRIDPMTDEDFEWFEYKYPGWYDKYGKWWENYARLSMPNGHNPIALEDVDYVYPHRCWTCMVPCLVREDMVMEKVDGQWRTYCSEPCRWTDAEAFRPTYQGRQTPNMGQLIGLREWETLYHGWNWADVVSDMGYVRDDGKTLVAQPHLNLDPSKMWTLDHLRRCPPLQSPNVLLNEMTDAERAAFAADYNRQGPAGRPAPANV